The nucleotide window GTGAACCAGGGCAGACTTACGCACAGCTTTTCCGCGAATATAAAATTTATACCATAAAATGCTTAAAAGAATAAATCCACCTCCTGTTAAAAGCGCAACACTGCCCATTTCATACAAGAAAAAGCCATAAGCAATAAGTCCGGCTATCTGCAGCCAGGGATATAGCGGAGAAACAAACGCCGGTTTATAATTTAAGATTCTTGATTCCCTCATAATAATACAGGCCAGAAGCACGAATATAAACAGTATAATTTTCATTGTCGAAGCCACTTTGATAAGGTTTTCAAGGTCCAAAAAAAGTATGACTGTCAGCATGAAGCCCGCGGTAAATATTATCGAGAAATGCGGGGTATTAAATCGTTTATTTACCTTTGTAAAGAATCCCGGCAAGAGCTGGTCACGACCCATTGCCATGGGAAAACGCGACGCGCTCAAGATCCCGGCGTTAGCTGTAGAAATAAAAGCAATTGTTCCTGCAAATGCCATAATTATGCTGCCAATTGCGCCGAAAATTTTATATCCGCCGGTTGATAACGGGGTAAGTGAATTTGCAAATTCTCCTTTATCGAGCAGGCCCACGGTTACAAAAACGCTTAAGCCATAAAGCAGTAAAACTACGCAAAAAGCCAATATCATCCCGTAAGGAATAGTCTTTGCCGGATTTTTGACTTCTTCACCGACACTGGCAATTTTTGTGAGGCCTCCAAATGATATAAAAATCATGCCCACTGCCGCAAATAATATGCGTCTATCCAGCGGCATAACCAATGTATATCTTTGAATATCGATTGACCCTAATCCACGAAAGATGTACAGAAATAGCAGGCCGATAAGTAAAATTACAAAAAAAACCTGGAACCTCCCTGTAAATTTGACACTTATCAGGTTAAGAACCGTAAAGAGTATGCAGAATGTAACAGCAATGAGCTTAATCTGCCACTGGGTAATATCCGGATTGATTAATGTCGCAAACGCGCCAATGCCAACTAAGGCAAATGCGCTCTTAAGGCTGATTGAAAACCAGCTGGCAAACCCGCCTATTGCGCCGGCTGCCGAGCCCATACTGCGCTCGATAAAAAAATAACTTCCTCCTGCCTTGGGCATAGCAGTAGCCAGTTCAGCCTTGGCAAACAAAGCAGGCAGCATAAATATACCCGCTAAAATATAAACTAAAATTACCGCCGGACCAACCCTGGCATAAATCAGGCCGGGAAGAATAAACAGACCTGAGCTAATCATTGCACCGGTTGCAATGCAGAATATATCAATACCATTGAGTTGCCGAATCAATCTTTTATTACGCATATCTTTTCTTATCTCAAATCAAAAAAAAGTTCGGGGGACACCATACTTAATTATTCCTTTTTGGCCCCGGCTTCTTCTTTTTTAAAGCCCTTCCAGCAAGTTTTTCTATTTTTTCAATGAATTTTATTCCACCTAATGGCCTTCCTGTGTTTGAATGTTTTTGCAAAATATTTACATCTTCCTGCTTATCTTCTTCAGACAAGTATGCTGACCAATCTTTTATTTCTGAAATTAAAAAATGGTCAGAAAGCAATTTATCTTTTCCTGCTTCTTTAGCATAAGTGTGAAGATAGTCAATATAGACTATTTTATCTTCATTACTGAAAAATACATCCTGCCTACGATTACCACGCTGGATTATATGGTGAGGATATCCCGGAACTACTAGACGAGCTATTCTTGGCATGTGTCTAATATAGCAGATTTGTTACTTGCTTTCAATAATTAAGTATGGTATCCCCGGAACTCCGTGGGAGTTGGAATGAAAAAAGCCGTAATCTCGTGTAACTCACGAAATTACGGCTGGTTACAAATTTGGTAGCCCCAACGGGATTCGAACCCGTGTCTGATGGCTGAGAACCACCTGTTATCAACTCTGAGCATGATTCTATCATATTGCTACCCATTTTGCAACTCTCCCCCGTTCCCTACAAACACACTTTTTATATCACTTGCTATCGGCTCATTGATAGCCATAGCATATCTATCCGTTTCTCTAAGACTCTCGTGGCCTAATCTGGACTGTACTTTTGCAATATCTACGCCGCAGGCTATGGAATAACTTGCGTACGTGTCTCTGAAC belongs to Candidatus Omnitrophota bacterium and includes:
- a CDS encoding amino acid permease, producing MRNKRLIRQLNGIDIFCIATGAMISSGLFILPGLIYARVGPAVILVYILAGIFMLPALFAKAELATAMPKAGGSYFFIERSMGSAAGAIGGFASWFSISLKSAFALVGIGAFATLINPDITQWQIKLIAVTFCILFTVLNLISVKFTGRFQVFFVILLIGLLFLYIFRGLGSIDIQRYTLVMPLDRRILFAAVGMIFISFGGLTKIASVGEEVKNPAKTIPYGMILAFCVVLLLYGLSVFVTVGLLDKGEFANSLTPLSTGGYKIFGAIGSIIMAFAGTIAFISTANAGILSASRFPMAMGRDQLLPGFFTKVNKRFNTPHFSIIFTAGFMLTVILFLDLENLIKVASTMKIILFIFVLLACIIMRESRILNYKPAFVSPLYPWLQIAGLIAYGFFLYEMGSVALLTGGGFILLSILWYKFYIRGKAVRKSALVHIVERVIAREIAGDSLSDELHEILKERDDIIEDRFDKLVKRCEIIDIGRRIALKEFFTIAADKIARRLDINPKQLLDCFIAREKESTTEVRPGLAIPHITVDGEHKFELVIARCESGINFTQDLPPVYAFFVLVGSRDERNFHLRALSAIAQIAQSTDFDKEWLRAKNTDELRDIILLARRRREKGV
- a CDS encoding site-specific integrase, producing the protein KLKGNSEYIFTQPNDKKFSGTQIFRFVITNFLKELAVKGHLHKFRDTYASYSIACGVDIAKVQSRLGHESLRETDRYAMAINEPIASDIKSVFVGNGGELQNG